One genomic region from Pongo abelii isolate AG06213 chromosome 4, NHGRI_mPonAbe1-v2.0_pri, whole genome shotgun sequence encodes:
- the LOC112128503 gene encoding serine/threonine-protein phosphatase 4 regulatory subunit 2-like: MDVERLQEALEDFEKRGKKKVCPVLDRFLCHVAKTGETDSVVPI, translated from the coding sequence ATGGACGTCGAGAGGCTCCAGGAGGCACTGGAAGATTTTGAGAAGAGGGGGAAAAAGAAAGTTTGTCCTGTCCTGGATCGGTTTCTTTGTCATGTAGCCAAGACTGGAGAAACAGATTCAGTAGTCCCAATTTAA
- the LOC129059309 gene encoding mucin-1-like isoform X1: protein MACKLEHELPAGSLAAWPSNWNICSPPDLQRHGPQTGTSAPPGGSRYTALKLQHQLPARYPAAWPSNCNISFPPGSPASRPSNWNISSPPRSPAPWPSTCIISSPPGLQMNGPQTGTLAPHRVSSCMALNWNISSPQRLQLHGLQIATSVPPWVSSCIASNCNISSPLDLQQHGPQPGTSARPHLGLQLHGPQSATLAPHRFSRCTALKLEHQLHAGYPAAWPSNWNTSSPPGLKMHGPQTGTSAPHRVSSCMALKLEHQLPTRSPAAPPQPGTSAPPWVSSSMTLNLQHWLPTGSPDARPSNWNINSPPGLQFRDPKSRKSAPP from the exons atggccTGCAAACTGGAACATGAGCTCCCTGCCGGGTCTCTAGCTGCatggccctcaaactggaacatctgCTCCCCACCAGATCTCCAGCGGcacggccctcaaactggaacatcagctccacCCGGGGGCTCCAGGTACACAGCCCTCAAACTGCAACATCAGCTCCCAGCCAGGTATCCAGCTGCATGGCCCTCAAACTGCAACATCAGTTTCCCCCCCGGGTCTCCAGCTTcacggccctcaaactggaacatcagctccccacccaggtctccagctccatgGCCCTCAACCTGCATCATCAGCTCCCCACCGGGTCTCCAGATGAacggccctcaaactggaacactGGCTCCCCaccgggtctccagctgcatggccttaaactggaacatcagctccccacAGCGTCTCCAGCTGCACGGCCTTCAAATTGCAACATCAGTTCccccctgggtctccagctgcatcgcCTCAAACTGCAACATCAGCTCCCCGCTGGATCTCCAGCAACACGGCCCTCAACCTGGAACATCAGCTCGCCCCCacctgggtctccagctccacgGCCCTCAATCTGCAACACTAGCTCCCCACCGGTTCTCCAGATGcacggccctcaaactggaacatcagctccacGCCGGGTATCCAGCTGCatggccctcaaactggaacaccAGCTCCCCACCGGGTCTCAAGATGcacggccctcaaactggaacatcagctccccacCGGGTGTCCAGCTGCatggccctcaaactggaacatcagctccccaccaggtctccagctgcaccGCCTCAAcctggaacatcagctcccccctgggtctccagctccatgaccctcaacCTGCAACACTGGCTCCCCACCGGGTCTCCAGATGcacggccctcaaactggaacatcaacTCCCCACCAG GTCTCCAGTTCCGTGACCCGAAATCTAGAaaatcagctcctccctga
- the LOC129059309 gene encoding mucin-1-like isoform X3 has translation MACKLEHELPAGSLAAWPSNWNICSPPDLQRHGPQTGTSAPPGGSRYTALKLQHQLPARYPAAWPSNCNISFPPGSPASRPSNWNISSPPRSPAPWPSTCIISSPPGLQMNGPQTGTLAPHRVSSCMALNWNISSPQRLQLHGLQIATSVPPWVSSCIASNCNISSPLDLQQHGPQPGTSARPHLGLQLHGPQSATLAPHRFSRCTALKLEHQLHAGYPAAWPSNWNTSSPPGLKMHGPQTGTSAPHRVSSCMALKLEHQLPTRSPAAPPQPGTSAPPWVSSSMTLNLQHWLPTGSPDARPSNWNINSPPGARPSNWNISSLALKPEHQLPAGSPAAQPSTSVPPRVLSCTTLKLEHQLLPKSSAE, from the exons atggccTGCAAACTGGAACATGAGCTCCCTGCCGGGTCTCTAGCTGCatggccctcaaactggaacatctgCTCCCCACCAGATCTCCAGCGGcacggccctcaaactggaacatcagctccacCCGGGGGCTCCAGGTACACAGCCCTCAAACTGCAACATCAGCTCCCAGCCAGGTATCCAGCTGCATGGCCCTCAAACTGCAACATCAGTTTCCCCCCCGGGTCTCCAGCTTcacggccctcaaactggaacatcagctccccacccaggtctccagctccatgGCCCTCAACCTGCATCATCAGCTCCCCACCGGGTCTCCAGATGAacggccctcaaactggaacactGGCTCCCCaccgggtctccagctgcatggccttaaactggaacatcagctccccacAGCGTCTCCAGCTGCACGGCCTTCAAATTGCAACATCAGTTCccccctgggtctccagctgcatcgcCTCAAACTGCAACATCAGCTCCCCGCTGGATCTCCAGCAACACGGCCCTCAACCTGGAACATCAGCTCGCCCCCacctgggtctccagctccacgGCCCTCAATCTGCAACACTAGCTCCCCACCGGTTCTCCAGATGcacggccctcaaactggaacatcagctccacGCCGGGTATCCAGCTGCatggccctcaaactggaacaccAGCTCCCCACCGGGTCTCAAGATGcacggccctcaaactggaacatcagctccccacCGGGTGTCCAGCTGCatggccctcaaactggaacatcagctccccaccaggtctccagctgcaccGCCTCAAcctggaacatcagctcccccctgggtctccagctccatgaccctcaacCTGCAACACTGGCTCCCCACCGGGTCTCCAGATGcacggccctcaaactggaacatcaacTCCCCACCAG gtGCACGGCCatcaaactggaacatcagctccctgGCCCTCAAACCGGAACATCAGCTCCCCGCTGGATCTCCAGCTGCACAGCCCTCAACATCAGTTCCTCCCCGAGTCCTCAGCTGCACAACCCTCAAGTTAGAACATCAGCTTCTCCCCAAGTCTTCAGCTGAGtga
- the LOC129059309 gene encoding uncharacterized protein LOC129059309 isoform X2, which produces MALKLEHLLPTRSPAARPSNWNISSTRGLQVHSPQTATSAPSQVSSCMALKLQHQFPPRVSSFTALKLEHQLPTQVSSSMALNLHHQLPTGSPDERPSNWNTGSPPGLQLHGLKLEHQLPTASPAARPSNCNISSPLGLQLHRLKLQHQLPAGSPATRPSTWNISSPPPGSPAPRPSICNTSSPPVLQMHGPQTGTSAPRRVSSCMALKLEHQLPTGSQDARPSNWNISSPPGVQLHGPQTGTSAPHQVSSCTASTWNISSPLGLQLHDPQPATLAPHRVSRCTALKLEHQLPTRSPVP; this is translated from the exons atggccctcaaactggaacatctgCTCCCCACCAGATCTCCAGCGGcacggccctcaaactggaacatcagctccacCCGGGGGCTCCAGGTACACAGCCCTCAAACTGCAACATCAGCTCCCAGCCAGGTATCCAGCTGCATGGCCCTCAAACTGCAACATCAGTTTCCCCCCCGGGTCTCCAGCTTcacggccctcaaactggaacatcagctccccacccaggtctccagctccatgGCCCTCAACCTGCATCATCAGCTCCCCACCGGGTCTCCAGATGAacggccctcaaactggaacactGGCTCCCCaccgggtctccagctgcatggccttaaactggaacatcagctccccacAGCGTCTCCAGCTGCACGGCCTTCAAATTGCAACATCAGTTCccccctgggtctccagctgcatcgcCTCAAACTGCAACATCAGCTCCCCGCTGGATCTCCAGCAACACGGCCCTCAACCTGGAACATCAGCTCGCCCCCacctgggtctccagctccacgGCCCTCAATCTGCAACACTAGCTCCCCACCGGTTCTCCAGATGcacggccctcaaactggaacatcagctccacGCCGGGTATCCAGCTGCatggccctcaaactggaacaccAGCTCCCCACCGGGTCTCAAGATGcacggccctcaaactggaacatcagctccccacCGGGTGTCCAGCTGCatggccctcaaactggaacatcagctccccaccaggtctccagctgcaccGCCTCAAcctggaacatcagctcccccctgggtctccagctccatgaccctcaacCTGCAACACTGGCTCCCCACCGGGTCTCCAGATGcacggccctcaaactggaacatcaacTCCCCACCAG GTCTCCAGTTCCGTGA